In the genome of Arachis stenosperma cultivar V10309 chromosome 6, arast.V10309.gnm1.PFL2, whole genome shotgun sequence, the window TCCTTTTACACTTTCGAACTGATGTATTTGTTAGCTTCTTTAACCTTATGGATTGTTTTAAATTGATCTTGTTCTGTCAATTAGGAGAACTTGAGATACATGTTATGTTCTTCCAAACAATGGTTTTACTTAACAGCTTTTCTGCATAAACTTCAGGGTAGTAAAGGGTTGAATAAAAGGGCAGCCAGGTACACAAGCATCCCGTGTTAACTCAGGGTCCAGGGAAGGGCTGTATCCACGGCTTGAACCTGTGACCTTGAGGTCACCAAAGGGTGTCGTTTTGGTGTTTAGGGTTGCAACACATTGTATGCTGCTTTTATGGAAACAATGATGCTTTTTGTattattctttaaataatatcaagcttttgaaaaatttggatgGTTTTAGCTTAAAATTTGTTGTGGTGCGGTGTGCAGCGTTGCAGAACTAAAGCTGGTTTAAGAAACATACTATGCTATGTTCAGAAAGCAGAGAAAGGTTGGTGGAAGAGGCTACTGAAGTCAGAAGAGAAACCTGCTCCATACCTGAAGGTTGATTGGCACAGATGGtgtgatgaagatgatgaagagTCAACTTGTAAGATTGCGTAACTTGTCCTAGATGCTAGATTTATCTGATTGGCATTTATTCGGTGTTTTAGCTCTAAATCAAAACACCAGAAGAGTTTACATCTTTATGCATCTGTTTATCGTCAACTTGTTTCTAACtttataataattcatactCTTTACAATTTTGTCCAAGGTTTTAATTTAAGAAAgcttttttttaacaaaaattccTTTGCACTGGTAACGCTGAAGATCCTAAGTTTTGTGAAATTGTGATAGATTTGTTTTCATCTTGACACATTTGGTTAGAATATTATTTCTTCTTGCTTTTACTGTTCCATTACTTTGCATGTTCAATTCATTTTAGGCATCTAAAAACTTGTCCAACTTTTTCTCTTGATTATGAAGTGATGTTTGCAAAGAAGATTTCCTAATTACTCTCTTAGTTGCTTCATCTGTTTATTGTTGTTGTGCTGCTTCATAGGCGTTTAGACTTCGACTAATATAGGACAGCAAAAAGGCTTGGTATTTTATGGCTTAGATTTTGGCTTGCATTGTGACGTAACCAAGGGTAGCAAACTGAGTTAAGTGGGGTTATTGTTATATTTGTGCAAGTATGGTCTGAACTCTAAAATTACAAAATGGGCTCGAAGCTTTACATGTTCAAATAAAGCCAAAATATAATGACATATATACTACCATAACTGGATTAAGAGTAGCTGAGTCCAGAATTAAAACTGAATCCATCAACATCTGGTTTTTCTAACCCCATACGGTTAAACACTTAAACCTGTTATTATATAGTAAACCTGGAAACGGCAGAAACTTGCTTAGCCAAACATATTGAaattcttagaaaaatattGCTCACGTAACCATCTATTAGGCACTTCCTTCagcaatatttatttatttttggagATTGGTGCATTAATATTGGCCTCACTATCTTATACTGTTTAATATTGGATGCTGTCTATGGTAACTGGTAAGTAGTACCTATATAAGAATCGATCCCCATCAAAACCCTTTCAAAAGTTTAGTACTTCTTTAATGTCTCCTTCTAACGTAAGTTATCACTTCACTTGCTGTACGATCCCTTGCCTTGTACAAATGGCACTTTGGTTGGTTGAGTAGGCACCTTTTGCACTTTAGATTTGGATGGCAGAATCCTAAAAAAGATAGCGTCTAAGGATGACTACCCCAGGGGCACCACTCTGATAATCTGAGCATTCCCCTGATCCTGATTATTGACTCTCATGTCAGATGGCTTAGACAACTATGTTTTCATCTTTTCGTTTGGTCCTTGATGTTTTCATTTAAGTTGAGTACTTATTGTAAGTGGTTACCTCCGCTTGCCTAATTGAGCTTTTCTTGAATTTTTGCAGCTGATTTGGCATCTGACGATGATACTCGAGTaagctttttctttctctccttgtcaattttaatattaagcAATATAGGTCAAGAAACTTTCTGGTGTCTAATCTTATTTGTTGCATCTTGTTCTTTTTTGCAGTTTGTTGGTCAGGATGAGGGAAGCAGTGATGAGGATGAAGGAATGTTGTGTAAGTGATCTACTTGACCACTTGTATTTTTACTTCGGTCAAAATGATGCTTTTGATTGCATGCGGAAATGATGGTAAGGTTGACATGTGTCTACAGCTAAGCGTTGTTTCTTTACCTTTCGCCTTTCTGCATTCTGGTGC includes:
- the LOC130935845 gene encoding co-chaperone protein p23-2; protein product: MSRHPEVLWAQRSDKVYLTVALPDAKDVSVKCEPHGLFTFSASGAQGESYSFTLELYGPIAPERCRTKAGLRNILCYVQKAEKGWWKRLLKSEEKPAPYLKVDWHRWCDEDDEESTSDLASDDDTRFVGQDEGSSDEDEGMLYLPDLEKARG